The genomic region TCTTTGTACCCTAAAACTCACTACGAGGAGCTGAGGGCAGGTGCTCCATGCCTCAAGCCTGAGTCTAAAAAGAGTCATTCTTATTCAGGAGGCAAGCAGGAAAAGTCTTTATCAAGCATTTGTAACCACAGTTTTGCGTGATCTTTTTGCTCAGTTCTGGTAATTGCTTAAGGTCTACAGTAATTGAACTCGCTCTAATAGTGGAGTGACAACAGATCAGTAGCATTGAAGAACTTAGGGAGAACCAAATACAAAAATCATAAAGTCAGAGTTCTAATAAGTTTACATTTAGTACAGAATTAAGTCATAGCTACCCGTTAGTGCTTAGGATTTTTTGATactattaaaaacataaataattattttcaatgTTCATTCAAAGAGTTCCAGTGTCACTGGCAGCTGATGTAATTTTgtgaatgttatttttttccaaactgataGTGGAGTATTTCCAACATAGATTTGTCTACCAGTTGTTTTATTTCTACCTGCTTTCTTGAAAATTTATTTGCAGCAAGACTGCTGTGTTGTAGTCAGTGAAGATTTaatttccacacacacacacacacacacacacacaaaaaaaaaaaaaaaaaaaaaaaaaaaaaaaaaaaaaaaaaagtctttatttgCACAGGTCTTGGTGTTTTTGTTGTCACAAAATAGGAGaaagtgtctttttcttttagatttcACAGGAGCTGCAATGCAATCAGCCTCTCTGATATGTATAACTTAAAACACTTACTAGGAGAACTTTACAACACccagactgtaaaaaaaaagtaaaaacaaaagagagagaaagtaTAATGTGGTTGTCAACATCACCTTAATCCTGTTGCCCTTGTTTCCAAAGAAGTTGCAACAGCCACCCAGCCAAAATGTACCATCCTTAGAAGTGTAAGTCATGGGGAGGGATTGGTTGTTGTGGTGTTGGTTGcgttttgctttttgttttgttgtttgttcgcttttgttttttgttttgttttgttttgttttcccaaagAAGATTAGATGTGCAAAATGATGCTGTCGTCTTTTGTTGTACTCCACTTTTTTCACTCGTGGCGATTTGTTCTGTTCGTTTGCACGTGACGCCATTATTTGCAGGTGAACACCTCTGTCCGCTCGCTACACGTGTTGCACTTCACAAAGCAGCACCAGTGGAATTTGCAATTGCATTGCCACACCTTGGTGTACTGGTGTGTGTTGTACCCTCTTCCACAGCACATCATGTCGCACCCATCCGCGTTGGGAGAGGTGCGGTTGCAGAGTCGTCCCTGGGTACCGACGCTCCCCGTGGAAGCATCTTCCTCACAGTAGTTGGGTGACTTTTCAATATACACTAAATCCGTTTCCATGGGTTTCTGGTAGCTCTTAATCTGCTTGATCTTCAGGAAGGTCGGCTGTCTTAGTCTGCTGGCTCGTACCACCTCCACCTGCACTGCAGCGttgtatttctctttcaaaatataTCCAATCTCTCTGAATTTAGGAAGCGTGGTCCAGCAGGTCTTAGTTGTACAGGAACCTGAAACTCCATGGCACTTGCACTCCAATTTCATTCTCTCTTCCAGAACCTATGGGTACAGACATTTGCATATTGTTACTGCAGGAAAACGCTATTGCAAGCTTGCCTAAATATCAGTCTGTTTAATTCATACAAATATTCTTTACTGCCGGTTGaaatttttcaaatgcattcTCATAAATATTCTCACCTCCCAGCAGAAGGCTTGTGACAAGTTCTGCTTTTCATGGCAGTTGGTTGGAAACGCAGCATTTTGTCATCTTGGATTAATAcaatgccaggttggaagggacctcaagagttatctggtccaacctttttAGGTAATAATATAGCTTAAATGAGATGGCCCATCAGTCTGTCAAGCTAAGTCTTAAAACTGTCCAGTGTAGGGGAATCCACCATTCTGGTTCTAAGTATTGGGAATTATTTACTTTAATTAAATATACTATAAAAAGACACATCTTTAGAGACAAAGTAATTAATGGGAGTCCAGcaactttaaaacatttttatgaaaccagaaaaaaaacaagaaacaaaaatggtTTGAGATTCAGAATACTTAATCTTAATTGCTTCAAGTAATGTCTAAAAAAATTTAACCAGGTTTGTGCTGGAACAATATATACTGTTTTGCTGAATAGGCATTCATGTTCACTCCATGATTAATACTGGCAGTGGAGATGCCAGTGTACCTGCTAGTTATTTCAGAGAGCACACTATTCCCTTTAAAAGCAGCTCTCCTTGCAGTATCCAGCCCAAATATCAAGCAAGTGTCCAGccacaaatacatttttgcaCCAGGGCAACAATGTGCCACATTAGAGGAGATAAAATCCACTGGAGGGTTCTGCTAAGCTGTCAGCTAAGGAGAAGTGGGACTATTAATTATTGCTATT from Heliangelus exortis chromosome 1, bHelExo1.hap1, whole genome shotgun sequence harbors:
- the WNT7B gene encoding protein Wnt-7b isoform X3, with product MGINECQYQFRYGRWNCSALGEKTVFGQELRVGSREAAFTYAITAAGVAHAVTAACSQGNLSNCGCDREKQGYYNQEEGWKWGGCSADIRYGIEFSRRFVDAREIKKNARRLMNLHNNEAGRKVLEERMKLECKCHGVSGSCTTKTCWTTLPKFREIGYILKEKYNAAVQVEVVRASRLRQPTFLKIKQIKSYQKPMETDLVYIEKSPNYCEEDASTGSVGTQGRLCNRTSPNADGCDMMCCGRGYNTHQYTKVWQCNCKFHWCCFVKCNTCSERTEVFTCK